The region TAATAGCCGAAAATCCCGACAATTGCTAGCGCTGTTACCAAAAACTTGGCTAAATTTCCCCATCTCAACGGTTTCTCCCCCAATCTTTACATGTACACGAACATAATTATAGCCGCCTTGTCGCCCAGTTGTCAATAATTGCCATTTTATTGCCAATAACGATCTATAACAATTGGGTACCGTTTATCCGCAGTCCGAAGCGGCAGTTTAAAAATTCCGCGGCCCGCCGGCACATAACCATTCGCTTTAAAAAGATTTCAAAATACTCCATTACCGGGCAGATTTTCGTGTCAATCGTAACGGATAGCGTAATCGTTCGCTGCTCGCGGTTGACGGTGAGAGCGCTGCTCTTGGCGGCATAATTCACTCGGTCATGGATTTCAAATTTCGCAAAGTCTTTCTCGCTAACCCGGCTGCAATGAACATCGGACTTATCGGCCAAAATGAGGGCCGACGCCACATGATTTACCGCGTTGCCCCGTTCTTCCTCGTGATTGCCGATGGCCGAAATGACCAAAGCAATCTCCTCCGGCGGCATACCAAGATTGGAAAGGATATTATAGGCCATAATTGCTCCCATTCCACCATGGTTGAAACGATTCACAAGATTGGCGATGTCATGCAGATATCCGGCAATAGCCGCCAGCTCACAGTCACGTTCGCTGTAGCCCAAATCCTCCAGCACTTTCTTAGCCCGCCCTGAAACCAGGCCGGCATGACGCAGCCCATGCTCCGTATAGCCCATCTGACTAAGATATTCGGTGCTGCGGGTAAGATAGACATTTACGACATGATTAGCTTTCAAGTCTGCGACGGTGATTGCTGACATTGCTGCTGCCTCCTGATATGGGATAATACCAGCTGAGCTACCTCTTCTTTGGTTAAGTTGTCCGTAGGGATGAACAAATCGGCATTGGCCCGCGCGTCGCGCAGCCGCTCGCGCTGCACAGCCAGTCTTTCTTCCCCCCAGGGGACGCTTCGCCGGCGGCGAATAGTGTCCAAAGTAGCATCAAGCATAACCAGGATATCCGGCTGCCTCTTTTGCCAAAGTTTTTTAATCCCCGAATGTTCCTGCGCTACGTTGTAAGCCTCAATTCCCAGCTTTCGGAGTCTATTGACCAGCGTGGTCTTTCCTGAAGCGCAGACACCGACAACAACAACTCGCATGCCATCACCACCCTAGCAGGGAAAGCTGACGCTAATCCTGCGGATTTTATGGTGGCTTTCCGCTTCACAAATGCCCATGACGATTACCGTCATATCATCGCCCGCCCGGTTGTCATCCAGTTCCAGAGCATATTCCAAAATACTCTCGGCAATAAAGACAACGTCGCGTGGTTCATTTTTTTCCAAAAGCCGCAGGAGAAAATTAAAATCGAAAACGCGCCCCCGTTTGCGTCCGGCGGCCTGAATCCCATCGGAATAAGACACTAAAATCATGCCCACTTCCAATGGCATTTCATGCATCAGCGGTTTCATCCGTTTATGCACGCCAATGGGGCTGACTTCTTGGTCGAATACCTCAATGCCGTACAGGCTTTTCACCAGGACGGGACAATTTGAGTTACGGGAAAAAAGGATTGTTTGGGTATCTAAATCACTGCTTAAAATGGTAAGAGTAGATGACACCTTGCCGTCTTTCATGGCATAGAGATAGTCGTGCACGGCCCGTGCCACCGCACCGTCGCGAGCTCCTTCGGCAATGAGGGATGCCGCCTTATTAACAACTAAAGAACTGGTATTTTTTGCTGCCCGGCCGCTTCCTTGCCCGTCGGCAAGAATCACCGAAATGCCGCCCCGTGGTCGTTCGGCTATCTCTACGCTATCACCGCACTCACTTACCGCATATTTATTTGTTTTAGCAATGCCAATTTTTACTTCCATGCTTTTCTCCACCGTATAGAAAGGCAAAATGTAAACCTACATTTTGCCTTTGCCACAACGGAATATTCCTTCTTCTGTTAGCAGATAATGCATTGAAACGTCGTGGGTGGCGGCGGGTACTGCGTCAACAACCTGAAACGACCAAGCCATACCGACGAGCAACGCCTGCGGCGCCCGCGTCAGAAACCGGTCATAATAGCCAGCACCCATTCCCAGCCGGTTGCCGCCGCGGTCGAAGGCCACCCCCGGGACAAGAACCAAGTCAATCAGAACGGGATCAATATTCTTCGCGCGGGCCGGGTCAGGCATTCTAAGGCCTAGTCGCCCAGTAACCAA is a window of Sporolituus thermophilus DSM 23256 DNA encoding:
- a CDS encoding HD domain-containing protein, giving the protein MSAITVADLKANHVVNVYLTRSTEYLSQMGYTEHGLRHAGLVSGRAKKVLEDLGYSERDCELAAIAGYLHDIANLVNRFNHGGMGAIMAYNILSNLGMPPEEIALVISAIGNHEEERGNAVNHVASALILADKSDVHCSRVSEKDFAKFEIHDRVNYAAKSSALTVNREQRTITLSVTIDTKICPVMEYFEIFLKRMVMCRRAAEFLNCRFGLRINGTQLL
- a CDS encoding PP2C family protein-serine/threonine phosphatase: MEVKIGIAKTNKYAVSECGDSVEIAERPRGGISVILADGQGSGRAAKNTSSLVVNKAASLIAEGARDGAVARAVHDYLYAMKDGKVSSTLTILSSDLDTQTILFSRNSNCPVLVKSLYGIEVFDQEVSPIGVHKRMKPLMHEMPLEVGMILVSYSDGIQAAGRKRGRVFDFNFLLRLLEKNEPRDVVFIAESILEYALELDDNRAGDDMTVIVMGICEAESHHKIRRISVSFPC
- a CDS encoding 5-formyltetrahydrofolate cyclo-ligase, encoding MEIINNRKIALRQQMLAERRRLAPQWVAEQSRIIHGHLLDWPSYRAARTIMLYLAMADEPQTDAVIIDALKADKTVCVPVLGQQYGIMEAAVISGLDDLVTGRLGLRMPDPARAKNIDPVLIDLVLVPGVAFDRGGNRLGMGAGYYDRFLTRAPQALLVGMAWSFQVVDAVPAATHDVSMHYLLTEEGIFRCGKGKM